In Streptococcus respiraculi, one DNA window encodes the following:
- a CDS encoding VirB4-like conjugal transfer ATPase, CD1110 family, with product MNKKRKIQQIKLTQNEKALRSQKRDLKQNKGKIKKDSSILDLIFKKEPKRYTVEDTISYLRLLKSGICQLDERHFSKSIAFQDINYQLALDEDRDLIFNQFANFLNSFDPSVSIEFSYINQLGRNEEMKSAIQIPDKGDGFDDIRLEFREMLKSQIVKGNNGLKKSKYVTFTVEADNLEQATSKLERLEIDILSNLKSMGVRAESLTGEERLKILHDILNPNKTFEFSYKDLKKKESTKTYIVPDEFNFIPSRYFKFGKFIGATSHFQILASELSDRMLSEFLDIDDNINISFHIKAIDQSEAIKMVKRKNTDIDKMRIEENKKAVRSGYDMDILPSDLITYGEDVKSLLKDLQTRDERMFVVSIVFMNFARTIQKLDNTIAQISSIANKHNCKLKRLDHTQEQGLVSVLPLGINKIEIDRGLTSSSTAVFMPFTTEELFINSSNSLYYGLNALSHNLIMADRKKLKNPNGLILGTPGSGKSFSAKREMANAILVTDDDVIICDPEGEYGNLVRQFKGEVIKVSSKSKDYLNPLDINMNYGDGDAPLKDKANFIMSMLELVVGGSGLTAEEKSVIDRCLPKIYEKYFENPTPDNMPILQDLYDMLKGQEEKVGKKLATEMEIYVSGSLNVFNHRSNVDLNKKLLCFDIKELGSQLKKIGMLVIQDQVWNKVSQNRGNKATRYYIDEFHLLLKDEQTASYSVEIWKRFRKWGGIPTGITQNVKDLLMSKEIENIFDNTDFVLMLNQASGDREILARKLKISLPQLRYVTNSNEGEGLLFFGNTIVPFLDKFPKDTILYQKMTTKPEEVR from the coding sequence TTGAACAAGAAAAGAAAAATTCAGCAAATAAAACTCACGCAAAACGAAAAGGCACTGAGAAGTCAAAAGCGGGACTTAAAGCAAAATAAGGGAAAGATTAAAAAAGACAGTAGTATACTTGACCTTATTTTTAAGAAAGAGCCGAAAAGATACACTGTTGAAGATACCATTTCCTATCTTAGACTCTTAAAAAGCGGGATATGTCAGCTCGATGAAAGGCACTTCAGTAAAAGCATAGCCTTTCAGGACATTAACTATCAGCTTGCCTTAGACGAAGATAGGGATTTGATTTTTAATCAGTTTGCAAATTTCTTAAATTCCTTTGATCCAAGTGTCAGCATTGAGTTTTCCTACATCAACCAGCTTGGACGAAATGAAGAAATGAAATCGGCAATTCAGATACCGGATAAAGGGGACGGATTTGATGATATACGACTTGAGTTTAGAGAGATGCTAAAAAGTCAGATTGTAAAGGGAAATAACGGACTGAAAAAATCAAAGTATGTAACCTTTACAGTAGAAGCGGATAATTTAGAGCAGGCTACATCAAAACTTGAAAGACTGGAGATAGATATATTATCTAATCTCAAAAGCATGGGGGTAAGAGCTGAAAGCCTTACCGGAGAAGAAAGACTAAAGATACTTCACGATATATTAAATCCGAATAAGACCTTTGAGTTTTCCTACAAAGACCTGAAGAAAAAGGAGAGTACCAAGACATATATCGTGCCTGATGAATTTAACTTTATACCTTCAAGGTATTTTAAGTTTGGGAAGTTTATCGGAGCAACAAGTCATTTTCAAATCCTTGCAAGTGAGCTTTCAGACCGTATGCTATCTGAGTTTTTGGATATTGATGATAACATCAATATCTCTTTTCATATTAAGGCAATCGACCAGTCAGAAGCCATCAAGATGGTAAAACGAAAAAACACCGATATTGATAAGATGAGAATTGAAGAAAACAAAAAGGCGGTAAGGTCAGGCTATGATATGGATATTCTTCCAAGTGATTTAATTACCTACGGAGAAGATGTAAAGAGCCTATTAAAAGATTTGCAGACAAGAGATGAGCGTATGTTTGTGGTAAGTATTGTCTTTATGAACTTTGCAAGGACAATTCAAAAGCTCGATAACACCATCGCTCAGATAAGCTCCATTGCAAACAAGCATAACTGTAAATTGAAAAGACTTGACCATACGCAGGAACAAGGCTTAGTGAGTGTGTTGCCTCTTGGGATAAATAAGATTGAAATAGATAGAGGACTGACAAGTTCATCAACAGCAGTCTTTATGCCATTTACCACAGAGGAGCTTTTTATCAATTCAAGTAACAGCCTGTACTATGGACTAAACGCTTTGAGTCATAACCTGATTATGGCGGACAGGAAGAAACTCAAAAATCCAAACGGTTTAATTTTAGGAACTCCCGGAAGTGGTAAGTCATTTTCTGCAAAGCGTGAAATGGCAAATGCTATCTTGGTAACTGACGATGATGTTATTATCTGCGATCCGGAGGGAGAGTATGGAAACCTTGTAAGACAGTTTAAGGGAGAAGTGATAAAGGTCAGCAGTAAGTCAAAAGACTACTTAAATCCCCTTGATATAAACATGAACTATGGCGATGGAGATGCACCTCTTAAAGACAAGGCAAATTTCATTATGTCCATGCTTGAACTTGTAGTTGGAGGAAGCGGACTTACAGCAGAAGAAAAGTCGGTTATAGATAGATGCCTTCCTAAAATTTATGAAAAGTATTTTGAAAATCCGACTCCTGACAATATGCCGATTCTTCAAGACCTATACGATATGTTAAAAGGGCAGGAAGAAAAGGTCGGTAAGAAGCTGGCAACGGAGATGGAAATATATGTATCAGGTTCTCTTAATGTCTTTAATCACAGGTCAAATGTGGACTTAAATAAGAAGCTGCTGTGCTTTGATATTAAAGAGCTTGGAAGCCAGCTTAAAAAAATCGGTATGCTTGTCATTCAGGATCAGGTGTGGAATAAGGTATCGCAAAACAGAGGAAACAAGGCTACAAGGTACTATATAGATGAGTTTCACTTGCTCTTAAAAGATGAGCAGACAGCTTCATACTCGGTTGAGATATGGAAGCGTTTCAGAAAATGGGGAGGTATCCCGACGGGTATCACGCAGAATGTCAAAGACCTGCTTATGAGTAAGGAGATAGAAAACATCTTTGATAATACGGACTTTGTCTTAATGCTAAATCAGGCTTCGGGAGATAGAGAAATCTTAGCAAGAAAACTTAAAATCTCACTTCCACAGCTTCGGTATGTAACTAACTCCAATGAGGGCGAGGGACTCTTATTCTTTGGAAATACCATTGTGCCTTTCCTTGATAAATTTCCGAAAGATACTATTCTTTATCAGAAGATGACTACCAAGCCTGAAGAAGTGAGGTAG
- a CDS encoding Maff2 family mobile element protein, with amino-acid sequence MEFFAQAVNVLKILVMAVGAGLGAWGVINLMEGYGNDNPGAKSQGIKQLMAGGGIVLIGLKLIPLLANVLK; translated from the coding sequence ATGGAATTTTTCGCACAGGCAGTAAATGTATTAAAGATTTTAGTTATGGCAGTAGGAGCAGGACTTGGAGCATGGGGTGTCATTAACCTGATGGAAGGTTATGGTAACGATAATCCGGGAGCCAAAAGTCAAGGGATCAAGCAATTGATGGCGGGAGGAGGTATTGTCCTTATCGGACTTAAGCTGATTCCACTTCTTGCAAATGTACTCAAGTAA
- a CDS encoding conjugal transfer protein: protein MNKRKTVFTAVVIGAGVMAIIDRIRLHNKVEELEERTQDIGRCHNDFCLMQQRYNKNTDEQLAIIQDEIGSVYEHLEELSKDKEDGR, encoded by the coding sequence ATGAATAAAAGAAAAACAGTATTTACAGCAGTAGTAATTGGAGCAGGCGTTATGGCGATAATTGATAGAATCAGACTTCATAACAAGGTAGAAGAATTAGAAGAAAGGACACAGGACATTGGTCGCTGCCATAATGATTTTTGCTTAATGCAGCAAAGATATAACAAAAATACAGATGAACAGCTTGCAATTATTCAGGATGAAATAGGCTCTGTATATGAACACCTTGAGGAACTGTCAAAGGATAAAGAAGATGGGAGGTAA
- a CDS encoding CHAP domain-containing protein translates to MDGKLKKDFRERHKASLEREMLKTETSSVPEESKLKHSDDYRGKIVHDKERFQDKVHEKISKVSSDNEQAQGTSKRNTKHRASDKGSVNEAGKADYDTEVKNGKIYDFLGQDLDNDGIIDRYDNDFRDSDYFESTYDVEDNLPQKEKSLENPSKNHKAQKNKYKRKNYSESLYTRKKDDVPKENKPEGKKTGKDVAGEKENISLSKDQKKKVKKDMVKVSALSGLAKGSETVRDYLSHGSDENQGVEAGEKTADASSKLIHDIKRYSDKKRAKKGYDLTNKDYKIRKRKSKLEFRDAKEELKKTDEYKRASAYKRFQKKNQVKAAISRENKSRLRDRIKEGLIGTLKSSKDMIIRKAKGLMLIFVGIIILGTFVINFAGTGMTGFMNSTSSVLTTSYLSKPNVLSEINQKFSDMESELQSEVDHVEENYPGYDEYILNNTEYIGHNVHELLSYITSRCGEVKSVSEVETILKELFESMYDLEYREEIEIRYRTVTETYTDEDGNKYTESHEEPYEYKKLIVTLHKREMDSIIRQVFANYPDNLKHYEALFLAQGNMGEVFGNSDLISANGGVGGGKEYEASTEIQKKIVNAAYITPSPGAGWCAMWVSQVYQNAGLGYIGGNANDMYRNYTFTSDRSKLKVGMLVAVESSSSGSTAGLTYGHVGIYIGDGKVIDNIGYIRVTTLDDWIATFCKHHPVGFGFPPNVNR, encoded by the coding sequence ATGGATGGGAAGCTGAAAAAAGATTTTAGAGAAAGACATAAGGCAAGCCTTGAAAGAGAAATGCTAAAAACTGAAACAAGCTCCGTACCTGAAGAAAGTAAGCTAAAGCATAGCGATGATTACAGAGGAAAAATCGTCCATGATAAAGAAAGATTTCAGGATAAGGTACATGAAAAGATAAGTAAGGTAAGCTCTGATAATGAGCAAGCACAGGGGACTTCCAAAAGAAATACAAAGCATAGAGCTTCTGATAAGGGAAGTGTAAATGAAGCAGGAAAGGCTGACTATGATACTGAGGTAAAGAACGGGAAAATCTATGATTTTTTAGGACAAGACCTTGATAATGATGGAATCATAGACAGATACGATAATGATTTTAGGGACAGCGACTACTTTGAATCAACCTATGATGTAGAGGATAATCTACCTCAAAAAGAAAAATCATTAGAAAATCCCTCTAAAAATCATAAGGCTCAAAAGAATAAGTATAAAAGGAAAAACTATTCCGAAAGCCTCTATACAAGAAAAAAGGACGATGTACCAAAAGAGAATAAGCCTGAAGGTAAAAAGACGGGGAAAGATGTTGCAGGCGAAAAAGAAAATATCAGCTTATCAAAAGACCAAAAGAAAAAGGTAAAGAAAGATATGGTAAAAGTGTCTGCCCTGTCAGGACTTGCTAAAGGAAGTGAAACCGTAAGAGATTACCTTTCTCATGGAAGCGATGAAAATCAAGGCGTAGAAGCAGGAGAAAAGACGGCGGACGCAAGTTCCAAGCTCATTCATGATATTAAGAGATACTCAGATAAGAAAAGAGCTAAAAAAGGATATGACCTTACAAATAAGGACTATAAAATCAGAAAGCGTAAATCCAAGTTGGAGTTTCGTGATGCCAAAGAGGAGCTGAAAAAGACAGATGAGTATAAAAGAGCAAGTGCCTATAAAAGATTTCAAAAGAAAAATCAGGTAAAGGCAGCGATTTCTCGTGAGAATAAGTCAAGACTCAGAGATCGGATTAAAGAGGGGCTTATCGGAACACTGAAAAGCTCAAAGGATATGATTATCCGAAAAGCCAAAGGACTAATGCTTATCTTCGTAGGTATCATCATCTTAGGAACTTTTGTGATTAACTTTGCAGGAACAGGCATGACAGGCTTTATGAACTCTACAAGCTCTGTCCTTACAACAAGCTATTTATCAAAGCCAAATGTTCTAAGTGAAATCAATCAGAAGTTTTCTGATATGGAGAGTGAGCTTCAAAGTGAAGTTGATCATGTAGAAGAAAATTATCCCGGATATGATGAATATATCTTAAACAACACAGAGTACATCGGTCATAATGTCCATGAGCTTTTATCCTACATTACATCAAGGTGCGGAGAGGTAAAGAGTGTATCGGAAGTAGAAACCATATTAAAAGAATTGTTTGAGTCCATGTATGACCTTGAGTACAGGGAAGAAATTGAAATCAGATACAGGACAGTTACAGAAACCTATACCGATGAAGATGGCAATAAATATACCGAAAGCCACGAAGAGCCTTATGAGTATAAAAAGCTCATTGTAACGCTTCATAAAAGGGAGATGGACAGCATTATCCGACAGGTCTTTGCAAACTATCCAGATAATCTAAAACACTATGAAGCCTTATTCCTTGCTCAAGGAAATATGGGAGAAGTCTTTGGAAATTCTGACCTTATCAGTGCAAATGGCGGTGTAGGTGGTGGAAAAGAATATGAGGCATCTACGGAGATTCAAAAGAAGATTGTTAATGCTGCATATATTACACCATCTCCGGGTGCAGGCTGGTGTGCTATGTGGGTATCGCAAGTTTACCAAAATGCAGGACTTGGATATATCGGAGGAAACGCTAATGATATGTATCGAAACTATACCTTTACATCCGACAGATCAAAGCTCAAGGTAGGAATGCTTGTAGCGGTAGAAAGCAGCAGTAGCGGAAGCACAGCAGGACTTACTTATGGTCATGTCGGAATCTACATCGGGGACGGTAAGGTTATTGATAACATCGGTTATATAAGAGTAACTACCTTAGATGATTGGATTGCGACTTTTTGTAAACACCATCCGGTAGGCTTTGGCTTTCCGCCAAATGTAAACAGATAA
- a CDS encoding VirD4-like conjugal transfer protein, CD1115 family, producing the protein MIDKILKDIKGLFKVQDKAKFLKQNIPYLAFFYLGNIFAHHVRSYTGGDVIDKIFQGILELNTMSFLPSIHPVDVITGVGVAVLIKFIVYTKGKNAKKFRQGKEYGSARWGNKKDIEPYMDEKFQNNILLTQTERLTMNGRPANPKYARNKNVLVIGGSGSGKTRFYVKPNLMQMHSSYCVTDPKGTIVLECGKMLEDNGYEIKILNTINFKKSMKYNPFAYIRSEKDILKLVQTIIANTKGEGEKAGEDFWVKAEKLYYTALIGYIFYEAPREEKNFATLLDMIDASEVREDDETYMNPIDRLFEALEKKEPTHFAVKQYKKYKLAAGKTAKSILISCGARLAPFDIQELRDLMSEDELELDTLGDRKTALFVIISDTDDTFNFVVSIMYSQLFNLLCDKADDEYGGRLPVHVRCLLDEFANIGLIPKFEKLIATIRSREISASIILQAQSQLKAIYKDNADTIVGNCDSTLFLGGKEKTTLKELSETLGKETIDLYNTSETRSNQKSFGLNYQKTGKELMSQDEITVMDGSKCIFQLRGVRPFLSDKYDITKHKNYKLLEDYDKKNLFDIESYMKRKGKAKLNRETVITRMQ; encoded by the coding sequence ATGATAGATAAAATATTAAAGGACATCAAAGGCTTATTTAAGGTGCAGGATAAGGCAAAGTTTCTAAAGCAAAACATTCCCTATCTTGCATTTTTTTATTTAGGAAACATCTTTGCCCATCATGTGAGAAGCTATACCGGTGGTGATGTCATAGATAAAATCTTTCAGGGAATATTAGAACTTAATACCATGAGTTTTCTTCCAAGTATTCATCCGGTGGATGTAATCACAGGAGTCGGAGTGGCTGTACTGATTAAATTTATTGTTTATACCAAAGGGAAAAATGCTAAGAAGTTTAGACAGGGAAAAGAGTATGGCTCAGCAAGATGGGGAAATAAGAAAGATATTGAGCCATACATGGATGAAAAGTTTCAAAACAATATCTTGCTTACCCAGACAGAACGCCTAACTATGAATGGTAGACCGGCTAATCCAAAGTATGCTCGTAACAAGAATGTACTTGTAATCGGTGGATCAGGAAGTGGTAAGACAAGATTTTATGTCAAACCTAACCTTATGCAGATGCACTCGTCATATTGCGTAACTGATCCGAAAGGAACGATAGTCCTTGAGTGCGGTAAGATGCTTGAAGATAACGGATATGAGATAAAAATCCTAAATACCATCAACTTCAAAAAGAGCATGAAATACAATCCTTTTGCCTATATCCGTTCTGAGAAAGATATTCTGAAATTGGTGCAGACAATCATTGCCAATACTAAAGGTGAGGGAGAAAAAGCAGGCGAGGATTTTTGGGTCAAAGCGGAGAAGCTCTACTACACAGCCCTTATAGGATACATCTTCTATGAAGCTCCAAGAGAAGAAAAGAACTTTGCTACACTACTGGATATGATAGACGCTTCAGAAGTAAGAGAAGATGATGAAACCTATATGAATCCGATAGACAGACTCTTTGAAGCACTTGAGAAAAAGGAGCCTACACATTTTGCAGTCAAGCAATATAAAAAATATAAACTGGCTGCTGGAAAGACAGCAAAAAGTATATTGATTTCTTGTGGTGCAAGGCTTGCTCCTTTTGATATTCAGGAACTTCGGGACTTGATGAGTGAAGATGAACTTGAGCTTGATACACTGGGAGATAGAAAGACAGCACTCTTTGTTATTATCTCTGATACAGATGATACCTTTAACTTTGTAGTTTCGATTATGTATTCACAGTTATTTAATCTCTTGTGTGATAAGGCGGATGACGAGTATGGTGGCAGACTTCCTGTTCACGTAAGATGCCTCCTTGATGAGTTTGCAAATATCGGCTTAATTCCAAAATTTGAGAAGCTCATAGCCACAATCAGAAGTAGAGAGATTTCAGCGAGTATTATCTTACAGGCACAATCTCAGCTAAAGGCGATATATAAGGATAATGCCGATACGATTGTAGGAAACTGTGATAGCACATTGTTTTTGGGCGGAAAGGAAAAGACTACACTTAAAGAACTATCTGAAACACTCGGAAAAGAAACAATAGACCTTTACAACACATCGGAAACAAGGAGTAATCAAAAGAGTTTTGGTCTGAATTATCAAAAGACAGGGAAAGAATTGATGAGCCAAGATGAAATTACTGTAATGGACGGAAGCAAGTGTATTTTTCAGCTTAGAGGTGTTAGACCTTTTCTTTCAGATAAGTACGATATTACAAAGCACAAGAACTATAAGCTGCTTGAGGACTATGATAAGAAAAATTTATTTGATATAGAAAGCTACATGAAACGGAAAGGAAAAGCAAAACTGAATAGGGAAACAGTTATTACAAGAATGCAGTAA
- a CDS encoding VirB6/TrbL-like conjugal transfer protein, CD1112 family: protein MFGIFDKIEEFFKELLLGGIQANLESMFLDINDKVGAVATDVGKTPMGWNGDVFAFIKSINDSVIIPIAGLIITAVLCIELINMVIQKNNLHDNTDTFEFFKYIIKMWIAVWLVSHAFEFSMAVFDVAQHMVNKAAGVINTSATVSGDQIVAMMDTLKEKGLGELVMILFETSLIKVAIQAISIVIMLVVYGRMFEIYVYSSVSAIPFATMGNKEWGQIGTNYIKGLFALGLQGLFLMVCLGIYAVLVKTIEITDIHTSTMTILGYAVLLGLMMLKSGTLAKSILNAH from the coding sequence ATGTTTGGAATATTCGACAAGATAGAAGAATTCTTTAAGGAGCTTCTACTGGGCGGTATCCAAGCAAACTTAGAGTCCATGTTTCTTGACATCAACGACAAGGTTGGTGCAGTTGCAACAGATGTAGGAAAAACTCCTATGGGGTGGAACGGAGATGTATTTGCTTTTATCAAGAGCATTAACGATTCAGTCATTATTCCCATAGCGGGACTAATCATCACAGCAGTCCTTTGTATCGAGCTTATCAACATGGTTATACAGAAAAATAACCTACACGATAATACAGATACCTTTGAATTTTTCAAGTACATCATAAAGATGTGGATTGCTGTATGGTTAGTATCTCATGCCTTTGAGTTTTCAATGGCGGTCTTTGATGTAGCACAGCATATGGTAAATAAGGCGGCAGGGGTGATAAACACCTCTGCCACCGTTTCCGGAGATCAGATAGTGGCGATGATGGATACCCTAAAAGAAAAGGGACTTGGAGAGCTTGTTATGATTCTCTTTGAAACCTCGCTCATTAAGGTTGCCATACAGGCAATTTCCATAGTGATTATGCTTGTGGTTTACGGAAGAATGTTTGAGATTTATGTTTACTCATCGGTTTCAGCCATTCCGTTTGCCACGATGGGAAACAAAGAATGGGGGCAAATTGGCACAAACTACATCAAAGGATTATTTGCACTTGGACTACAAGGACTCTTTTTAATGGTTTGTCTTGGAATATACGCAGTATTAGTTAAGACGATTGAAATAACAGATATACACACAAGCACCATGACGATACTTGGTTATGCGGTTTTGCTAGGGTTAATGATGCTAAAGAGCGGAACACTGGCCAAAAGCATATTAAATGCACACTAA
- a CDS encoding CD1107 family mobile element protein, with the protein MKTSLKKNNKFWTAALAVIVSISCILGLWTVVYAQEQRSEAPTKNEAVQTEVEVNVKYIFEDEKVFKEEKIKAEKGQLLDSGDLPMLPDDMKFIDEFLFYEVKGDGNDEIIRKVAKTELKDKQTQTEEEKPKQDTSTQTEDKKTENKGTQTELSKDDISKMEKEAKELQEKLDKLNGEIKDKDKLSDKQKEKIKDLEDEIESLKEKMKKDKGNKDLSEDMKKEIDKLTDKVKELEKKAAETNKAPVTSQSITPISPISGIKTSSGISPQTPQTSVSSSGKGSSDTVSSGNTTKDTSKTEVKEKEKEVRYPNKLTAKAPANNSGKDSSMDAASKSVNTNKGVASAPSKARGTVTENKDNANNDYPIHHGDSSDNKETDMYSADARQFITFQTKNGKTFHLIINHDENSENVMLLTEVSEDDLLNMVEKKEAPKQEIVKEEPVKEEVKPEKKEEKSNLGTYIILLLVVGGALGAGYYFKVVKKKEDKELEALEEEDDDFFSEAESEEETNDVDEVEDEQ; encoded by the coding sequence ATGAAAACCAGTTTGAAAAAGAATAATAAGTTTTGGACAGCAGCACTTGCAGTAATTGTAAGTATTAGCTGTATTTTAGGACTTTGGACGGTTGTTTACGCTCAGGAGCAAAGATCTGAAGCTCCTACAAAAAACGAAGCTGTCCAAACGGAAGTTGAAGTAAATGTAAAGTATATCTTTGAAGATGAAAAGGTCTTTAAGGAAGAAAAGATAAAGGCTGAGAAAGGACAGCTTCTTGATAGCGGAGATCTTCCAATGCTCCCTGATGATATGAAATTTATTGATGAATTTCTATTTTATGAAGTAAAGGGAGATGGAAATGATGAGATTATCCGTAAGGTAGCAAAGACTGAGCTTAAAGATAAACAAACTCAAACAGAAGAAGAAAAGCCAAAGCAGGACACAAGCACGCAGACGGAAGATAAAAAGACGGAAAATAAGGGAACGCAGACAGAGCTTTCTAAAGACGATATTTCAAAAATGGAAAAAGAGGCTAAGGAGCTTCAGGAAAAACTTGATAAGTTAAATGGTGAAATCAAGGATAAAGACAAACTAAGCGATAAGCAGAAAGAAAAAATCAAAGACCTTGAAGATGAGATTGAAAGTCTGAAAGAAAAAATGAAGAAAGATAAGGGAAATAAGGACTTATCCGAAGATATGAAAAAGGAAATAGATAAGCTGACTGACAAGGTTAAAGAGCTTGAAAAAAAGGCTGCGGAAACAAATAAAGCTCCTGTAACATCACAGTCAATTACACCGATTAGTCCGATTTCGGGAATTAAGACAAGCTCAGGCATTTCTCCTCAAACACCACAGACTTCTGTAAGTAGTTCCGGTAAAGGTTCATCTGATACAGTAAGCTCAGGTAATACTACAAAGGATACAAGCAAAACAGAAGTAAAGGAGAAAGAAAAGGAAGTTCGTTATCCCAATAAGCTGACAGCAAAAGCACCTGCTAATAACAGCGGTAAGGATTCATCTATGGATGCTGCAAGTAAAAGTGTAAATACCAATAAGGGTGTAGCTTCCGCTCCGTCAAAGGCAAGAGGAACTGTTACGGAAAATAAGGACAATGCGAATAATGATTATCCGATTCATCATGGAGATAGCAGCGATAACAAAGAAACGGATATGTATTCAGCCGATGCAAGGCAGTTTATTACCTTTCAAACGAAAAACGGTAAGACTTTTCATCTTATCATCAACCACGATGAGAATAGTGAGAATGTAATGCTTCTTACAGAAGTATCCGAAGATGATTTGCTTAACATGGTAGAGAAAAAAGAAGCTCCAAAGCAGGAGATTGTAAAAGAAGAACCTGTAAAGGAAGAAGTAAAGCCTGAGAAAAAAGAAGAAAAGAGTAATTTAGGAACATATATTATTCTGCTTCTTGTTGTAGGCGGAGCATTGGGAGCAGGATACTACTTTAAGGTTGTAAAAAAGAAAGAAGATAAGGAGCTTGAAGCATTAGAGGAAGAAGATGATGATTTCTTTTCTGAAGCTGAAAGCGAAGAAGAAACAAATGATGTAGATGAAGTAGAAGATGAGCAGTAA
- a CDS encoding single-stranded DNA-binding protein: MKQEMININANLVAEPTFSSFEKEGEEVEVVNFTLVKKYGKGKEYINCAAYGEKAEKAKDFEKGNLIHVFGYFKKREKEGKTYKNFVVKSYNKIEKKEENEEE, encoded by the coding sequence ATGAAGCAAGAAATGATTAACATCAACGCCAACTTAGTGGCAGAACCTACTTTCTCAAGTTTTGAAAAAGAGGGCGAAGAAGTAGAAGTTGTAAACTTTACGCTTGTAAAAAAGTATGGAAAAGGAAAGGAATATATCAATTGTGCAGCCTACGGAGAAAAAGCAGAGAAAGCAAAGGACTTTGAAAAAGGCAATCTGATTCATGTATTCGGCTACTTTAAGAAGCGTGAAAAAGAGGGAAAGACTTACAAAAATTTTGTAGTGAAGTCATACAACAAGATTGAAAAGAAAGAAGAAAATGAGGAGGAATAA
- a CDS encoding PrgI family protein: protein MAYVPIPKDLKKVKTKVAFNLTKRQLIGFTIAGLVGIPVYLFMRKVVPNDIAVIFLIVSTLPIFFITLFEKDGLTFEKYFKHIYLHKFYQPQKRVRKEVYLEQEKKNSANKTHAKRKGTEKSKAGLKAK, encoded by the coding sequence ATGGCGTATGTACCAATCCCAAAGGACTTAAAGAAAGTTAAGACAAAGGTAGCATTTAACTTAACGAAAAGGCAGCTCATAGGATTTACCATTGCAGGGCTTGTTGGAATACCGGTCTATTTATTTATGAGAAAGGTAGTACCAAACGATATAGCTGTCATATTTCTGATTGTGTCCACACTTCCAATCTTTTTTATCACACTTTTTGAAAAGGACGGACTGACCTTTGAGAAATATTTTAAGCACATCTATTTGCATAAATTCTATCAACCACAAAAGAGAGTGAGAAAGGAGGTTTACCTTGAACAAGAAAAGAAAAATTCAGCAAATAAAACTCACGCAAAACGAAAAGGCACTGAGAAGTCAAAAGCGGGACTTAAAGCAAAATAA